In a single window of the Olivibacter sp. SDN3 genome:
- a CDS encoding sugar phosphate isomerase/epimerase, which yields MKTIKGPGIFLAQFLGDKPPFNTLDAICEWASGLGFKGVQIPTWATSYFNLQKAAESKTYAEEVKGVVNSHGLEITELSTHLQGQLVAVNPAYDKLFDGFAPEAYHNNPKARTEWAVQQLKYAAKASEHLGLSAHATFSGALLWHTVYPWPQRPAGLVEEGFKELASRWMPILHAFDEAGVDLCYEIHPGEDLHDGVSYEMFLEKVNNHARACLLYDPSHFVLQCLDYLAYIDHYRERIKMFHVKDAEFNPTGKQGVYGGYQGWVERAGRFRSLGDGQVDFKSVFSKLTAYDFDGWAVMEWECALKHPEDGAKEGATFIKDHIIRVTEKTFDDFAATGVDEQLNREILGI from the coding sequence ATGAAAACAATCAAAGGTCCCGGAATATTTTTAGCACAATTTTTAGGAGACAAGCCACCGTTTAATACTTTAGATGCCATCTGTGAATGGGCCAGTGGTTTAGGTTTTAAAGGGGTTCAAATTCCCACTTGGGCAACATCTTATTTTAATTTGCAGAAAGCAGCTGAGAGTAAAACATATGCCGAGGAGGTAAAGGGTGTTGTTAATAGCCATGGTTTGGAAATTACAGAGTTGTCTACACATTTACAGGGGCAGTTGGTGGCAGTTAACCCCGCATATGATAAGCTTTTTGATGGTTTTGCACCAGAAGCTTATCATAATAACCCGAAAGCGCGCACAGAATGGGCCGTACAACAACTAAAATATGCAGCAAAAGCTTCCGAGCATCTGGGCCTTTCTGCCCATGCTACGTTCAGTGGGGCCCTGCTTTGGCATACCGTATATCCCTGGCCACAACGGCCGGCAGGCTTGGTAGAGGAGGGCTTTAAGGAACTGGCAAGTAGGTGGATGCCTATACTTCATGCATTTGATGAAGCTGGTGTTGATCTGTGTTATGAAATTCATCCCGGAGAAGATTTGCATGATGGTGTAAGTTACGAGATGTTTTTAGAGAAAGTGAATAATCATGCCAGAGCGTGTTTACTCTACGATCCTTCTCATTTTGTATTGCAATGTTTGGATTATCTAGCCTATATCGATCACTATCGCGAACGCATAAAGATGTTCCACGTTAAAGATGCAGAGTTTAATCCTACCGGCAAACAAGGTGTTTACGGAGGTTATCAGGGATGGGTGGAACGTGCCGGAAGATTTAGGTCCCTGGGCGACGGACAGGTTGATTTTAAATCTGTTTTCAGCAAACTGACAGCCTACGATTTCGATGGGTGGGCGGTGATGGAGTGGGAGTGTGCTTTGAAACACCCGGAAGATGGGGCTAAAGAGGGAGCTACCTTTATAAAAGACCATATTATTAGGGTTACAGAAAAAACATTTGATGATTTTGCTGCTACGGGAGTTGACGAACAGTTGAATCGTGAAATATTGGGTATTTAA
- the xylA gene encoding xylose isomerase, whose protein sequence is MSIILGEREYFKGIGKIKYEGPKSDNPLAYRWYDAERVIAGKTMKEHLRFAVAYWHSFNSTGADPFGGQTLFYPWDESKDLIHRAKDKMDAAFEFFTKIDLPYYCFHDVDMVDYGDDVSENEKRLQILVDYAVQKQQSSGVKLLWGTANLFSHKRYMNGAATNPDFKVVAHAGAQIKAALDATIALGGENYVFWGGREGYMTLLNTQMKKEQDHLARILHMAKDYARAQGFKGTFFIEPKPCEPTKHQYDYDAATVIGFLREHDLLDDFKLNLEVNHATLAGHTFQHELQVAVDAGLLGSIDANRGDYQNGWDTDQFPNNINELTEALLIILEAGGFGGGGINFDAKIRRNSTDPVDLFYAHIGGADTFARALIAADNILKHSDYKKVRQDRYASFNEGEGKAFEEGALSLNDLRNLAVTFGEPEVISGKQEFMENIVNRYI, encoded by the coding sequence ATGTCTATAATTCTTGGAGAAAGAGAATACTTCAAAGGTATTGGGAAAATTAAATACGAGGGGCCGAAGAGTGACAACCCTTTGGCTTACCGCTGGTATGATGCTGAGCGCGTTATCGCTGGAAAAACGATGAAAGAGCACTTACGTTTTGCCGTAGCTTACTGGCATTCGTTTAATAGTACGGGTGCGGATCCTTTTGGTGGTCAAACGTTATTTTATCCTTGGGATGAAAGCAAGGACCTTATCCATCGGGCAAAAGACAAAATGGACGCTGCATTTGAGTTTTTCACGAAAATAGATCTTCCTTATTATTGCTTTCACGATGTAGATATGGTAGATTATGGTGACGATGTCTCAGAAAATGAAAAACGCTTACAAATATTGGTTGACTATGCCGTGCAAAAACAACAGTCAAGTGGTGTAAAACTTCTTTGGGGAACCGCTAACTTGTTCAGCCATAAGCGTTATATGAACGGTGCAGCTACAAATCCAGACTTTAAAGTGGTTGCTCATGCCGGGGCTCAGATAAAGGCCGCATTAGATGCAACAATTGCACTAGGAGGAGAGAACTATGTTTTTTGGGGAGGTAGAGAAGGGTATATGACTTTGCTTAACACACAGATGAAAAAGGAGCAAGATCATTTAGCAAGAATATTGCATATGGCAAAAGACTATGCCAGGGCACAAGGCTTCAAGGGAACGTTTTTTATCGAACCTAAACCTTGTGAACCTACTAAACATCAATATGACTATGATGCTGCAACCGTAATCGGTTTCTTAAGAGAACACGACCTGCTTGACGACTTTAAACTGAATCTTGAGGTTAATCATGCCACATTGGCCGGGCATACTTTTCAACATGAACTTCAGGTAGCAGTTGATGCTGGCTTGCTGGGATCTATTGACGCCAATAGGGGCGATTACCAAAACGGTTGGGATACTGATCAATTTCCGAATAACATCAATGAATTGACAGAGGCTTTATTGATAATTCTCGAAGCCGGAGGATTTGGCGGAGGTGGAATTAATTTTGACGCTAAAATTCGCCGAAATTCGACAGACCCAGTTGATTTATTTTATGCCCATATTGGTGGAGCAGACACTTTTGCGAGAGCATTAATTGCTGCCGATAATATTTTGAAGCACTCTGATTATAAAAAGGTTCGGCAAGATAGGTATGCATCCTTTAATGAAGGAGAAGGTAAAGCATTTGAAGAAGGAGCTTTGAGTCTTAATGACTTAAGGAATTTAGCCGTAACTTTTGGAGAGCCTGAAGTCATAAGCGGGAAACAGGAATTTATGGAAAATATCGTCAATCGGTATATCTAG
- a CDS encoding xylulokinase, protein MLLLGIDIGTSSIKVAVVDATTQKCIASCHYPEDTETPIIAPEIGWAEQSPEAWWQHAQHAIVKLNGSGVYDPRDIGAIGIAYQMHGLVLVDKAKNVLRNAIIWCDSRAVEIGDSAFEALGKDIILKKLLNSPSNFTAAKLAWVKAHEPAIYEKIYKVMLPGDFIALRLTGEITTSVSALSEGIFWDFQTNRISEVLMDHFGFDHDLIPTINPLFGIHGLVSNEIAGVLGLKPGIPVSYKAGDQPNNALSLNVLNPGEVAATAGTSGVIYGVSDSMVYDDKSRINTFAHVNYLADDPRVGVLLCINGTGILNRWVKEQFGQGLDYPSMNAVAAEVAVGSDGLRIMPFGNGAERMLENKLLGAQILNLDLNKHNRAHMFRACQEGIAFAFRYGLDIMRANGMSPNVIRASKSNLFLSELFVEIFVNVTGVPIELYENDGSVGAALGAGIGAAFFGSPKEAFATIKPLKTVIPSGSICYEKIYQQWLDLLNKQLI, encoded by the coding sequence ATGTTATTATTAGGAATTGATATAGGAACTTCATCAATTAAAGTAGCGGTTGTGGATGCCACTACACAGAAATGTATTGCGTCATGCCATTATCCTGAGGATACGGAAACACCCATAATTGCTCCAGAAATTGGTTGGGCTGAGCAGTCTCCGGAGGCTTGGTGGCAACATGCACAGCATGCTATCGTAAAGTTAAATGGCAGCGGGGTTTATGATCCTCGTGATATCGGAGCGATAGGTATCGCCTATCAGATGCACGGATTGGTATTAGTTGATAAAGCAAAAAATGTCCTTAGAAATGCCATCATATGGTGTGATAGCCGAGCAGTGGAAATAGGGGATAGCGCTTTTGAGGCGCTGGGAAAAGACATTATACTCAAGAAACTTTTAAACTCCCCCAGCAATTTCACGGCAGCCAAACTGGCGTGGGTAAAAGCTCACGAACCGGCCATTTATGAAAAAATTTACAAGGTGATGCTTCCGGGCGACTTTATCGCGTTGAGGCTTACCGGAGAAATAACTACGAGCGTATCAGCTTTATCAGAAGGTATATTTTGGGATTTTCAGACGAATAGGATATCAGAAGTACTGATGGATCATTTTGGGTTTGACCATGATTTAATACCAACCATTAACCCACTATTTGGTATACATGGTCTTGTTAGCAACGAAATAGCTGGAGTATTAGGTTTAAAACCTGGAATTCCGGTGAGCTACAAAGCTGGTGACCAACCAAATAATGCGCTTTCTTTAAACGTATTAAATCCGGGCGAAGTAGCCGCAACAGCGGGAACTTCCGGAGTAATATATGGTGTAAGCGACAGCATGGTTTATGATGATAAATCACGTATAAATACTTTTGCCCATGTTAACTATTTGGCTGATGATCCAAGGGTAGGGGTTCTACTTTGCATTAATGGAACGGGAATTCTAAATCGATGGGTAAAGGAACAATTCGGGCAAGGTTTAGATTATCCGTCGATGAACGCTGTTGCTGCTGAAGTTGCTGTGGGCAGTGATGGTTTGAGAATTATGCCCTTTGGTAACGGGGCAGAAAGAATGCTGGAAAACAAGCTTTTGGGGGCACAGATACTCAACCTCGATTTAAACAAGCATAATCGAGCACATATGTTTAGAGCCTGTCAGGAAGGCATTGCTTTTGCTTTTCGCTACGGTTTGGATATTATGAGAGCGAACGGTATGTCTCCAAATGTAATAAGAGCAAGTAAAAGCAATTTATTCCTGAGCGAGCTATTTGTTGAAATTTTTGTCAACGTAACCGGCGTACCCATTGAGCTATACGAGAATGATGGCAGTGTCGGTGCAGCTTTGGGCGCGGGTATAGGTGCGGCCTTTTTTGGCTCTCCCAAAGAAGCCTTCGCGACAATAAAACCGCTTAAAACCGTTATACCTTCTGGGAGTATATGTTATGAGAAAATTTATCAGCAGTGGCTAGATTTGCTGAACAAACAGCTTATATAA
- a CDS encoding LacI family DNA-binding transcriptional regulator, which produces MKKVTILDIAKELDITFSTVARALNDHPAISKNTKEAVKATAERLGYRKNKIASSLRSGKSNIIGVLVPSLDVSFFSSVVHGIESVMNQNGYSILLYQSQESFKKEDKGIETLLNSRVDGIIASVAINREDTRTFEDIVARNIPLAFFDRSLDSIQAPSVTIDDYKGGYMATEHLIQAGYRQIAHITETRNLTIFKERLNGYLDALKDYNLPIREEMIFKGNLSLEFGKTCVKEMTQRKISFDAIFTLEDYTAMGVIQQLKEQQISVPDQVGVIGFANEAFGSLVTPTLSTIDQQTNRMGEEIAKLFINMLKQGDFYKNSPKKIKLEPLLIVRESSLKYVSSTLI; this is translated from the coding sequence ATGAAGAAAGTGACCATCTTAGATATTGCAAAAGAGCTAGATATAACCTTTTCGACGGTAGCAAGGGCCTTAAATGATCATCCTGCTATTAGCAAAAACACGAAGGAAGCAGTGAAAGCAACTGCGGAGCGACTTGGCTATCGGAAAAACAAGATCGCTTCGTCTCTTCGATCGGGTAAAAGCAATATCATAGGCGTGCTGGTACCTTCACTAGACGTTAGTTTTTTTAGCTCAGTTGTACATGGTATTGAATCCGTGATGAACCAAAATGGTTATTCTATATTGTTATACCAATCGCAGGAATCGTTCAAGAAAGAAGATAAGGGAATCGAAACATTACTTAATTCACGGGTAGATGGAATAATCGCGTCTGTAGCGATCAATAGAGAAGATACACGTACCTTTGAAGATATCGTTGCCAGAAACATACCTTTAGCTTTTTTCGACCGCTCATTGGACAGTATTCAGGCTCCATCAGTTACCATTGACGATTATAAGGGAGGGTACATGGCTACAGAGCACCTTATACAAGCTGGTTATCGACAAATTGCGCATATCACCGAAACAAGGAATCTGACCATTTTCAAAGAACGTCTAAATGGTTATTTAGATGCTTTGAAGGATTATAACCTCCCCATCAGGGAAGAGATGATCTTCAAAGGTAATTTATCACTCGAATTTGGTAAGACCTGCGTGAAAGAAATGACCCAGCGTAAGATATCTTTTGATGCCATCTTCACCTTAGAAGACTACACAGCTATGGGTGTTATACAGCAGTTAAAGGAGCAACAAATTAGTGTCCCTGACCAAGTTGGAGTAATCGGATTTGCAAATGAGGCTTTTGGCAGCCTAGTTACACCCACACTATCAACCATCGATCAGCAGACGAACCGTATGGGAGAAGAAATTGCTAAGCTCTTCATAAATATGTTAAAACAAGGAGACTTCTATAAAAATTCTCCAAAAAAAATCAAACTTGAACCGCTACTCATCGTAAGGGAAAGCTCATTAAAGTATGTATCCTCCACTCTAATCTAA
- a CDS encoding TolC family protein, producing MKTVNPFLFFLVLYLHPIWTFAQGIDTLRLNCIEAEEIFLKNNLSLIAERLTIAQGDALIQQAKAWPNPNLSIDEVNINRNETSEEIPPLFGSFGRNQQFTLQLEQLILTAQKRKKNIAMEMDSKAHAENTLFDILLSLKAEFRTMVAELVYLQNIKKDLLIEKSLIDKLLKAQQIQLQSGDISQATYLRIKTLRTALLKEINDKNEELNALESHLKTLMAVAPSQHIVITDQLNETEIRKLEILELNQLYLLAENSNPSLKVAGSSLKLSHSLLTLEKAKRVPDLTFNVNYDRQGSTMFSFFGAGISMDIPLFDSNKGNISYAQLEIAKNERLLQETKLKIGNGIHEAFQNLRQSLELFHQFDKDFLQELDKMQAVTGSNFLSRNISLLEFLDFFESFKESKISYYQILRDIKQKKNELSYLIGIEL from the coding sequence ATGAAGACTGTTAATCCATTTTTATTCTTCTTAGTACTATACTTACATCCGATATGGACATTTGCGCAAGGGATAGATACGTTACGATTAAATTGTATTGAAGCAGAAGAAATCTTCCTAAAAAACAACCTGTCTTTAATTGCTGAGCGTTTAACTATCGCGCAAGGTGACGCCCTGATACAGCAAGCAAAGGCATGGCCCAATCCAAACCTATCGATTGACGAAGTAAACATCAACAGGAATGAGACTTCCGAAGAGATCCCTCCCTTATTTGGCAGTTTCGGAAGAAACCAACAGTTCACCTTACAGCTTGAACAACTTATCTTGACTGCTCAAAAGAGAAAGAAAAACATTGCTATGGAAATGGACAGTAAAGCACATGCGGAGAACACGTTATTTGACATCCTTCTCTCCTTGAAAGCTGAATTCAGGACTATGGTAGCGGAGCTGGTTTACCTGCAAAACATAAAAAAAGATTTATTGATAGAAAAGTCATTGATTGACAAACTGCTAAAAGCACAGCAAATACAATTGCAATCTGGCGATATTTCACAAGCCACTTACCTAAGAATAAAGACGTTAAGAACAGCTTTACTCAAAGAAATAAATGACAAAAATGAAGAATTAAATGCGCTGGAAAGCCATCTGAAAACGCTCATGGCGGTGGCCCCCTCACAACATATTGTCATTACCGACCAATTAAATGAAACAGAGATCCGAAAGCTGGAAATACTTGAACTAAATCAGTTATATCTTTTAGCGGAAAATTCAAATCCTTCGTTGAAGGTAGCCGGTAGTTCACTCAAACTAAGTCATTCCCTGTTAACACTCGAGAAAGCAAAAAGGGTTCCAGACCTAACATTCAATGTAAACTACGACCGTCAGGGATCAACGATGTTTAGCTTTTTTGGCGCAGGTATTTCAATGGACATCCCCCTATTTGACAGCAATAAAGGGAATATCAGCTATGCACAACTGGAAATAGCCAAAAATGAACGCCTTTTGCAGGAAACAAAATTAAAAATAGGCAACGGTATTCATGAAGCGTTTCAGAATCTTAGACAGTCGCTCGAACTCTTCCATCAGTTCGACAAAGACTTTTTGCAGGAGCTTGATAAAATGCAAGCCGTAACAGGAAGCAATTTTCTTTCCAGAAACATAAGCCTCCTAGAATTTCTGGATTTCTTTGAGTCTTTTAAAGAAAGTAAAATATCTTATTACCAGATTCTCAGGGATATAAAACAGAAAAAAAACGAACTCAGTTATTTAATAGGTATTGAACTATGA
- a CDS encoding efflux RND transporter periplasmic adaptor subunit: protein MNKDIANIITTAKIIKTPNRHERLKLNGNVSYDQDQVYRFSPILDGVIQKVNFRLGDFVRKGQTLLEIRSAELNEMSANMREAQLHLKTAQRQLSATQNLYADGVASDREILEAQVAVSNAESEIQKINEVLYLYSGDIEKGVLTIKAKSDGYIVEKHVVEGQQVESSNDPLFILGNLSKVWVQANVYSGYIGRIKTGQSAAIETTAYPGKVFEGKINRISNVIDPRERVLKAIIELDNSSLLLKPEMMVTVDVYLDNRSDALAIPHESVVFDADAYHLIKYVSDCEMKIVEFVPIYEDNDFFYMASNQLRDGDEIVKTNSLLVYNKLIGK, encoded by the coding sequence ATGAATAAAGATATTGCAAATATAATCACGACAGCAAAAATCATCAAAACTCCAAACCGACATGAGCGATTAAAATTGAACGGAAACGTTAGCTACGATCAAGATCAGGTTTATCGATTCTCCCCCATACTTGACGGAGTTATCCAAAAAGTAAATTTTAGGCTTGGGGACTTTGTGCGAAAAGGACAGACTTTGCTTGAAATTAGGAGTGCAGAGTTGAACGAAATGAGCGCCAACATGCGCGAAGCCCAACTTCATTTAAAGACTGCTCAGCGGCAATTAAGCGCCACACAAAACCTATATGCGGATGGTGTTGCTTCTGATCGGGAAATATTGGAGGCGCAAGTGGCGGTTAGCAATGCGGAATCCGAAATACAGAAAATCAATGAAGTTTTATACTTGTATAGTGGCGATATCGAAAAAGGCGTATTAACCATAAAAGCAAAATCCGACGGATATATTGTAGAAAAACACGTAGTTGAAGGACAACAGGTTGAAAGCAGTAATGATCCGCTCTTTATATTGGGGAACCTTAGCAAAGTATGGGTTCAGGCGAACGTGTACAGCGGCTATATCGGAAGAATAAAAACAGGGCAGTCAGCAGCTATCGAAACGACCGCATATCCGGGGAAAGTTTTCGAAGGTAAGATCAATCGAATTTCGAACGTCATTGACCCCAGGGAAAGGGTGCTAAAGGCTATCATCGAACTAGATAACAGTTCATTACTATTAAAGCCAGAAATGATGGTGACGGTAGATGTCTATCTAGATAATAGGTCTGATGCTCTGGCCATTCCGCATGAATCGGTGGTGTTTGATGCTGATGCATACCATTTGATTAAATATGTAAGTGATTGCGAAATGAAAATCGTTGAGTTTGTCCCCATCTACGAAGACAATGATTTCTTTTATATGGCAAGTAACCAACTCCGAGATGGTGATGAAATAGTAAAAACGAACAGCCTTCTAGTGTACAACAAACTTATTGGAAAATAA
- a CDS encoding efflux RND transporter permease subunit, with translation MLTFIDKIVGFALRNHIMVFFLVFLLAIAGIYAYKQTPIEAFPDVTNTRARIITQWPGRSAEEVEKFVTLPISREMNTIPGKTDVKSISLFGLSVITVNFRDEIDDFYAQQYTANRMRSVDLPEGADTEIEPPYGATGEIFRYVIKSKKKIPIRELSALQNWVIERELLSVDGIADVVSFGGEEKIFEIRVKPSELANYGLSALDVYDAVEKSNINVGGDVIQRGTQAYAVRGIGLLDKISDIEDVLIKNIDGVPVLVKNVADVSVSGKPRLGQAGLNENDDLIEGIVVMLRGENPSEVIERLGERIEDLNNRILPKGIYVEAFHDRTELVNKTISTVTGNLVEGIFLVSLIVFIFLFNWRTTLIVASVIPLAFLFAILMLRIQGLPANLISIGAIDFGLLLEGTMVIVEHVFVSLDLKAKAVGMSTFNGLSKSGLIRKNVRGVAKSILFAQLILIIALIPIFTFQKVEGKMFAPLAFTLGYALLGSLILSLTYVPAMCKLLLNKNVVDRENPITNAVRNAIFKLYILASKNLKTTLVLFTSILVLSLIGFTRIGTEFIPRLNEGAIYIRATLPNSVNLEESVRLTKEMKSKLNAFDEVSFVLTQTGRPNDGTDPTGFFNIEFHVQLKDASNWSNGRNMQSIIQEMEDGLNVYPGVDFGFSQPIMDNVEEYVSGVKSSLVAKVYGDDLYELEQTADSIAEAIKHIQGIEDLKVFRNIGLPELRIRLSEARMARYGVSMNDAQAVVEMAIGGKAVSTFYEGERMFDITIRYDKPYRDTEEQIRNILVPSINDSEVPLYEIADIGYHTGPAFIYRQGNTRYIAVGFSVRGRDLGGAIKEAQQKVEESVKLPASYSLEWAGDFENQQRALDRLSIIVPIALILITFLLYLNFRNLRDTFISLLTIPFAFIGGFFSLWITGTIFGISAGIGFIILFGVGTIDGIILISVMKQYMMKKPLTVAVSQGVYDRIRPIFMIAIMGSLGLLPAALSQGMGSEIQKPLAIMIVGGLLVCMVLSLTVLPQFFLLAYRKKDK, from the coding sequence ATGTTAACATTCATTGATAAAATTGTAGGCTTTGCACTAAGAAATCATATTATGGTCTTCTTTTTGGTCTTCTTACTTGCAATCGCCGGCATATACGCGTATAAGCAGACACCTATCGAAGCCTTTCCCGACGTTACAAATACAAGAGCCCGTATTATTACGCAATGGCCAGGAAGAAGTGCCGAGGAAGTTGAGAAATTTGTCACATTACCCATTAGCCGGGAGATGAATACCATACCCGGGAAAACCGACGTAAAATCTATCTCGTTGTTTGGTCTTTCGGTGATAACGGTAAATTTCAGAGATGAAATCGATGATTTTTATGCACAGCAATATACGGCCAATCGCATGCGATCAGTCGACTTACCAGAAGGTGCCGACACAGAAATAGAACCTCCATACGGAGCAACAGGCGAAATCTTCAGATACGTTATTAAAAGCAAAAAGAAGATTCCTATCCGAGAATTATCTGCTTTACAAAACTGGGTCATTGAACGAGAGCTTCTCTCGGTCGACGGTATTGCAGACGTTGTAAGCTTTGGAGGGGAAGAGAAAATATTTGAAATTCGGGTAAAACCGTCGGAATTAGCTAACTATGGACTTTCTGCTTTAGACGTATATGATGCTGTTGAAAAAAGTAATATAAACGTTGGCGGAGATGTTATTCAACGAGGGACGCAAGCTTATGCAGTAAGAGGCATCGGTTTACTGGATAAAATAAGTGACATAGAAGACGTATTGATCAAGAACATCGATGGTGTGCCCGTTTTGGTAAAAAATGTTGCAGATGTGTCTGTTAGCGGTAAACCTAGGCTTGGACAGGCTGGGTTAAATGAAAATGATGATCTCATTGAAGGCATTGTAGTAATGTTGCGAGGAGAAAATCCAAGTGAAGTGATTGAACGTTTAGGTGAGCGTATCGAAGATTTAAACAACAGAATCTTACCGAAAGGCATATATGTCGAAGCGTTCCATGATCGCACAGAATTAGTTAATAAGACTATCAGCACGGTTACAGGAAATTTGGTTGAAGGAATATTTCTGGTTTCTCTAATCGTATTTATTTTTCTTTTCAATTGGCGGACCACTTTGATTGTAGCATCTGTAATCCCATTGGCATTTTTATTTGCCATACTTATGCTTCGCATTCAGGGCTTACCAGCAAACCTTATATCGATTGGCGCGATCGATTTTGGACTATTGCTGGAAGGAACCATGGTGATTGTAGAACACGTATTTGTTAGCCTCGATCTCAAAGCAAAAGCTGTTGGCATGTCTACCTTCAACGGTTTGAGCAAATCTGGGTTAATTAGAAAGAATGTCAGAGGGGTTGCTAAATCGATACTATTCGCACAACTCATATTAATTATCGCATTGATTCCTATTTTTACCTTTCAGAAAGTAGAGGGAAAAATGTTTGCCCCGTTGGCTTTTACCTTGGGTTACGCGTTGCTTGGATCTTTAATTTTGAGTTTGACCTACGTCCCTGCGATGTGTAAATTGCTCTTGAATAAAAATGTTGTAGATCGAGAGAACCCCATTACCAACGCTGTGAGGAATGCTATCTTCAAACTGTATATATTAGCAAGTAAAAACTTAAAGACCACTTTAGTTCTATTTACCTCGATATTAGTTTTATCACTTATTGGTTTCACACGCATTGGAACGGAATTTATTCCAAGGTTGAATGAAGGTGCCATTTATATCCGCGCAACCTTACCAAATAGTGTTAATCTTGAAGAATCGGTTAGACTTACTAAAGAAATGAAATCCAAACTAAATGCTTTTGATGAAGTCTCTTTTGTATTGACGCAAACTGGACGTCCCAATGACGGCACAGACCCAACTGGATTTTTTAACATCGAGTTTCACGTACAATTAAAAGACGCAAGCAATTGGTCCAACGGAAGGAATATGCAATCGATTATTCAAGAAATGGAGGACGGGTTAAATGTTTATCCTGGTGTGGATTTTGGTTTTAGTCAACCTATTATGGACAATGTAGAAGAATATGTTTCTGGGGTAAAAAGCTCATTGGTTGCCAAAGTCTATGGAGATGATCTGTATGAACTCGAACAGACTGCTGACAGTATTGCAGAAGCTATAAAGCATATTCAAGGTATTGAAGATTTAAAGGTCTTCAGAAATATCGGTTTGCCTGAGCTAAGAATTCGTTTAAGTGAGGCACGTATGGCTAGATACGGTGTTTCTATGAATGACGCTCAGGCGGTAGTAGAAATGGCCATCGGGGGAAAGGCTGTATCTACCTTCTATGAAGGCGAACGGATGTTTGACATTACAATTAGGTATGATAAGCCCTATCGTGATACGGAAGAGCAGATCCGGAATATCTTAGTACCATCCATCAATGACTCTGAAGTGCCGCTATATGAGATTGCAGATATAGGGTATCATACTGGCCCTGCATTTATTTATCGTCAGGGCAATACCCGATATATAGCAGTAGGGTTTTCTGTTCGCGGTCGAGATTTGGGCGGAGCCATAAAGGAGGCCCAACAAAAAGTAGAAGAATCTGTTAAATTACCTGCATCGTACAGCTTAGAGTGGGCTGGAGACTTTGAAAATCAACAACGGGCGTTAGATCGATTGAGTATCATTGTGCCGATTGCGTTAATCTTAATAACGTTCTTACTATATTTGAACTTCAGAAATCTGAGAGACACATTTATTTCATTGTTGACTATTCCATTTGCGTTCATCGGTGGTTTTTTTTCACTTTGGATCACCGGGACTATTTTTGGTATTTCAGCGGGCATCGGATTCATTATATTATTTGGTGTCGGAACAATTGATGGTATCATACTGATTTCTGTAATGAAACAATATATGATGAAAAAACCTTTAACAGTAGCAGTTTCTCAAGGGGTATATGATAGGATCCGACCTATTTTCATGATTGCTATTATGGGTTCATTAGGTCTTTTACCGGCAGCATTATCTCAAGGTATGGGTTCTGAAATTCAAAAGCCACTAGCCATTATGATTGTCGGAGGACTGCTAGTATGCATGGTGTTAAGTTTGACGGTTTTACCACAGTTTTTTTTACTCGCTTATAGAAAGAAAGATAAATAA